AGAAGTGGAAGAACAAGGAAGCTTATGCAATTTAACATCTGTTTCTATACCTTTTTAGTTTTTAGTACAAATACTGTATTCTTGAGTTTACAAGTGTCACAAAAGATAGGAAGAGTTAGAAAATAAAACAAGAGTTATGTCAAAGTTAGACAAATATTGTTGCTGAATATCGTTGGTGGTGAACGTACTAAAACCACTATTCTTATAAAGGCTTattgaagatctaagagaacGCTTATGACCCAAGGTAACTGGATGTAGGTACTACACcggtactgaaccagtataaaattccTGTGCCTCCCTTCTTTATTTTGCATAATTTACTTCTGCTGAAATCAAACCTACTGTAAAGTTTAGTCGACTAGTTCCTCTCTTAGTCAACTAAGTTTTAAAATCGGTTACAATTCACCCCCACTCTTGTACTTTTAATTAGTATCAGAGCAAGGACTCACAAGTATTGCCTAGCAGCAAGTGAGGAAAAGATCATGGCATCAAACACAGTCGTTGGAGCACTATTCAAAGAAGGAACCTCTCAGGTACGACCTCATTACTTCAATGGACAGCACTTCTCCCACTGAAAAGTACGTATGGAAACATACACTATGTCATATGATATTAAAGTGTGGCATGTGATCAACAAAGGAAATTTTCTTATTCCGCCAAAGAAGGACAAAGACAGTGAGATCATAGTATCATCTGATCCTCTCGACTTAGATGAGTACACTGAAGAACAAGCAGTTGTTATCCAAGTGAATGCCAAGGCAAAATATCTCCAGTATAATGCCATAAGCGGAGAAGAGCATGAAAAGATATCAAGTTATGAAACTGCAAAAGAAATGTGGGACAAGTTAGAAGTAACATATGAAGGAACATACAAAGTAAAAGAAACAAGGATCAATCTTCTAGTTCGTGAATATGAATTATTtcaaaagaaagatggaaaatcaGTGGAAGAAATATTCTCCCGGTTCAGAAAAATCCTTGGAGACTTAAAATCCTTTGGTAGACCATTAAAAGTGGAGAACATGTCAGAAAAATTCTAAGAAGTTTTTCCACTATTTGGCAACCCAAAGCAATTTCTCTAGAATGTCAGGATCTTGACAAGATGTCATATGATGAACTCAAAGGTGATCTAATTGCCTTTGAGAAAACACATTTAAACATACAAGTACAGCAAGAAAAAAAGAAGACAGTTGTATTTAAAGCAATAGTGGCTGaatcagaaaatgaagaagaagaaaaaaaaggaggaGAACAAGATGAGGATATAGCTATGATCTCTAAAGTTGTAACAAACGTGATGAGGAAAAATAGAAACAACAGAAGAGGTAAACCAAATTTCAGAAAGGGGAAAATGAGTAATGAGAATGAAAAAAATGATGGAAGATGCTATGAATGTGGAAAACATGGACACATTCAAGTTGAATGCCCTGAGCTGGAAAAAAAAACTAAGCATAAATTTCCAGAAAAAGAAATCTTTTGGAGCAtggagtgatgaagaagaatcCGGTCATAAGGAAATTGCCAACATGTGCTTTATGTCCATCAAAGAAGATAGCGATGAAGATTCAGGTGAGCTTGGTCTCATGGCAAGCAAAGTAACAAGTGAGATACGTTTACCTACATGTCCTAAATGTAATGAATTTCAAGAATTTATTGATATTGCTCTTACAGACATTGATAAAGTTTTAAATGAACTTCGAAAGatccaaagagaaaagaaagactgAGCACTGAAATTAGAAGTATGTGCAATAGAAAGAGACATGTTTCAAGATGAAGTTAGTGAATTTCAACTTCAACTGAATGGATTGCGTAAATCCACCTGTCACAGTTATGTCAAATCAAACCAGTCAACTTTTCGCAATTTCACATCTAGGACAAGAAATCACTCTGCATGCACTCATTGTGGCAAAGATGGCCACAACTCTAACCATTGCAGGTTTAGAAATAGCAGAGAAAAAGTCTCTAACAGTTCTAATAACCCCTCTTGCTTTTATTGTTGAAAACCTGGTCATACATCTAACCATTGCAGGTTTAAGAACAACAGAGGATGGGTTTGGCGACCCAAGGCCTTTATCAGGCTAATACTCAGAATACTAACCTTCCAAGACCAAAGcaggcttgggtacctaaaaataaGTAACTTGTTTTTGCAGGAACACCACAAGAAGAATCGAAAAGGGAAATGGTATCTTGATAGCGCGTGTTCCAAACACATGACAGGTGACAAACAATTATTCAAAACTGTCACTAAGCTAGATAGTGGATCAGTTACTTTTGGAGACAAAACAAACGGAAATGCAATTGGCGTTGGAAGAGTCCCTCTCAACTCATCATGTGATGTAGACGAGGTATACCTGGTAGATGAACTTGGGCATAATCTACTCAGTATCAGTCAATTATGTGACAATGACTATGAGTTTCATTTTAAAAAGTATGGTTTGTTTATTGAAGACGAATCAGGTAAAATCATTCTATCTGAAAATAGAGATAGGAATGTCTACACTCTCAGTAGCATAGACAGTCTAGAAAATCAAATCTGTCTAGTTTCTATGATTGATGATCCCTGAGTGTGGCATAGAAAACTTTGTCATGCTAGCATGCATACTATTCAAAAACTTTCCAAACGTGATCTTGTCATTGATCttccaaaactagatttttcaaaagatCAAATCTGTGATGTATATCAATTAGGAAAACAAACCAGGTCCTTTTTTAAAGTTAAAAAGATAGTCTCTACTACAAAACCTCTTCAACTTTTGCTTATGGACCTTTTTGGTCCAACTAGAACTGCTAGTATTGGTGGTAGAAAATATACTTTTGTTATAGTAGATGATTTTTCTCGATTTATCTAGGTTATTTTTCTGAGTCAAGATGATGCATTGAGGAATTTTGAAGTCTTCTGCAAAAAAGTACAGCGGGAAAAGGGATACAACATCTCTGCCATAAgaagtgatcatggaggagaatttgaaagcaaaGCATTCAAAAATTTCTACAATGATCAAGGGATTTCTCACAATTTCTCGTCCCCTAgatcacctcaacaaaatggagtgGTAGAATGCTAAAATAGAACTTTGTAAGATATGGCAAGAACTATGATTATGAAAAATTTTCTCCCACaccacttctgggcagaagctctAAGCACCGCATGTCACATCATTAACAGATGCCTGAAAAGATCTATTCTAAaaaagactccatatgaactgtGAAAAGGTAAAAGACCCATCATCAATTATTTCCATCATTTTGGCTGCAAATATtttatccacaataatagaaaagACAACCTTGGTAAGTTTGACCCAAAAAGCGATAAAGGTATTTTTCTTGGATACTCTCCCTCAAGTAGAGCATATAGAGTTTTTAATAAACGTACTTTATCTATTGAAGAATCCATACATGTTTTATTTGTGGACACTAACCCTCGCTCAAGGAATGAAAAACTACCTAAAGATGAGGAAATTTTCATAGTTCCAAAGTCTGTAAATACAGGTGAGAACACTTGTGATGAGGTGACTAATCAGCAGGATCAGTCGATTGAAGCCAGCACCAGTAGTTCCAAATGAATGAAAAAATGAGCCAGGATATCCACATAGGTACATCATTAGAAATCCTCGGGAAGGCATGAAAGCAAGAAGATCAGTAAAGCAGACATCAAATATAGCCCTCACATCTCAGTTCGAACCATGCGGCCCTTGGGGACAAAAGTTGAATAAGAAATAATTTGAGAAGAACAAAGTATGGGAACTCATCCCTAAACCTCCGAATTCACTCATTGTTGGAACAAAATGGGTTTATAGAAATTAGTTGAATAAATCTGGACAGGTGGTATGAAATAAAACTAGACTGGTTGTTCAAGGTTATTCACAATAAAAAGGAATTGACTAGGAGGAAATCTTCGCTCCTGTTGGCAGGTTAGAATCTATTCGTATTTTATTAGCTTATGCTGCTCATAAATGTTTTAGACTGTTCCAGATAGACGTGAAAAGCGCGTTCTTAAACGGTTTCATCTCTGAGAAAGTGTTCGTTAAGCAACCCCCATGATTTGTAATTGAATCCTTTCCAAATCATGTCTACAAGTTATCCAAAGCCTTGTATGGGTTAAAGCAAGCTCctagagcttggtatgaaaggctAAGTTCATTTCTAGTCAAACATGGGTTTGATAGAGGTAATATTGATACTACTCTCTTTATCAAGCGATCAGTTAAAGGTAATTTAGTTGTGCAAATCTATgtggatgatattatttttggaagtACTAACCCAGTGTTATGCAATAATTTTCAAACATCATGAAAagagaatttgaaatgagtatgatgagaGAATTAACTTTCTTCCTTGGGCTACAAATCAAGCAATTACAGAAAAGGACTTTCATTAGTTAGACAAAGTATACAAAAGAGCTTATCAAGAAGTTTGGCTTGTCTAATGCTAAGGCCATAGGGACTTATATGAGTCCATCAACCACCCTTGATGAAGATAATGATGGTAAAAGTGTTGATGAAACAATATATCGAGGTATGATTGGATCTCTACTCTATCTTACAACTGGTCGACATGATATTATGTTTAGTATTTGCAAATGTGCAAGATATCAGTCAGCTCCCAAAGAATCCTACTTGAATGCTATTAAACGTACTATCAAATATCTGATAGGGACAGTCGACTATGGACTATGGTACGGAAGCTTAAATGTCTTTGATCTTCAAGGTTTTTGAGATGCAGATTTTGCAGGTGATAAAATTGACAGGAAAAACACAAGTAGAACGTGCCAATTACTTGGAAAATCTCTTATATCTTGGCACAACAAGAAACAAAGTTGTGTTGCCTTATCTACCACTGAAGCAGAATATCTGGCTGTATGCAACTGCTGCACACAAGTCCTATGGAAAATGCATCAACTGTTAGACTATGATTTACGTCTTAATTGCGTTCCAATTATGTGTGACAATACTAGTGCTATTctctttttaaaaaattatgtgcatcattctagggcTAAGCACATTGAGATTAAGCATCATTTTATTCGTGGTCATGTTGCAAAAGGTGATATTGTGTTAGAATTTATTAATACCAAAAATCAGTTGgctgatatttttacaaaaccaCTACTTGAAGGGAGATTTTGTTTTCATCGTGACAAAATTGGTATTTGCTTGATTCCCATTTAATTTCTCTAAGTTTtcctattttaaaaaatattctaTAAGTGTTGTTCGTGATTTTTGCCTAAAATATCTCTAAGTGTGTTTGATTACTCTGAATGTGCATTAATTATCTCACTGACTGTGAGCTTGCAGAAGGCAACTTTTCAGTTGCCTTTCACATGCCTCTCCAGAATCGAGGTGTCCATTCATCATCACTCACCCTCTTTTTAACCCCTATTCTCATTCATATCTCCCACTATCACAAAGAAAGATTCTCTCTGCTATCTCTTGCTCAT
The DNA window shown above is from Nicotiana tomentosiformis chromosome 8, ASM39032v3, whole genome shotgun sequence and carries:
- the LOC104114335 gene encoding uncharacterized protein, with product METYTMSYDIKVWHVINKGNFLIPPKKDKDSEIIVSSDPLDLDEYTEEQAVVIQVNAKAKYLQYNAISGEEHEKISSYETAKEMWDKLEVTYEGTYKVKETRINLLVREYELFQKKDGKSVEEIFSRFRKILGDLKSFGRPLKVENMSEKF